A single region of the Pseudonocardia alni genome encodes:
- a CDS encoding GNAT family N-acetyltransferase — MTGTHLDTTSLLGHPGLMQGRPSTRLTTITLHPVRRDEHQAVLDLVDADRLPGQPQAAPADLREALAGRSPIDGALWAGLTDLRHDVAVDSLGNVLGVIATGWRARDSTAVLTWMHARENSAVLSALLDAALARFSTTKAEAFGMATALDLGLEALPVSHRRHTADVLVAAGFASADLWNYMLLPPDALTELLDAPASKLSPALTSRIEKRRLGWRIAVHEGKHLVGEIEIDGPAQGISRIAWLEVDPGHRGAGLGRFLLRAGLGRARRAGAEQAVLYVDDDEPGTARDRTAATALYRKYGFRSIDRLHTFTRS, encoded by the coding sequence ATGACCGGCACTCACCTCGATACGACGTCCCTGCTGGGTCATCCTGGTCTCATGCAGGGGAGGCCGTCGACCCGACTCACCACCATCACTCTTCACCCAGTACGCCGCGACGAGCACCAGGCAGTACTCGACCTCGTCGACGCCGACCGGCTGCCTGGACAACCCCAAGCCGCCCCCGCCGACCTGCGCGAGGCTCTCGCAGGACGTTCGCCCATCGACGGCGCCTTGTGGGCGGGACTGACTGACCTGCGGCATGACGTCGCCGTCGACAGCCTCGGCAATGTGCTTGGCGTGATCGCCACCGGCTGGCGCGCCCGGGACAGCACCGCGGTCCTCACCTGGATGCACGCGCGGGAGAACAGCGCCGTCCTGTCCGCCCTGCTCGACGCCGCCCTGGCACGCTTCTCGACGACCAAGGCGGAGGCGTTCGGCATGGCGACCGCACTGGACCTAGGACTCGAGGCGCTGCCGGTATCGCACCGGCGTCACACGGCTGATGTCCTGGTCGCAGCCGGATTCGCCAGCGCCGACCTGTGGAACTACATGCTGCTGCCACCGGATGCGCTGACCGAATTGCTCGACGCCCCGGCATCGAAGCTCAGCCCTGCGCTGACGTCCCGGATCGAGAAGCGGCGACTGGGCTGGCGTATCGCGGTCCACGAGGGGAAGCACCTCGTCGGCGAGATAGAGATCGACGGCCCTGCCCAGGGCATCTCCCGGATAGCGTGGCTCGAGGTCGACCCCGGCCACCGCGGCGCTGGACTCGGCCGGTTCCTCCTTCGAGCGGGCTTGGGCCGCGCCCGGCGCGCCGGAGCCGAGCAGGCGGTGCTCTACGTCGATGACGATGAGCCCGGCACCGCGCGCGACCGAACAGCAGCCACAGCCCTCTACCGGAAGTACGGATTCCGCTCGATCGACCGTCTCCACACCTTCACTCGGTCCTGA
- a CDS encoding DUF932 domain-containing protein produces MSQNIEHNTSRADNEGGPGPVALTTRNADLSDMVELLRTQQAAKSDHVVAASALQARAGRVVVRGAGPVKLSMDGVTSGDLSLAPTRTADNGIADKLGIPTAYLRRTREHNVELYDDNVNGWLTHDPNRRFLVRGLTAGEGGQGVMRALLSDRYRPIENLDVLMTALEGVHAAGHPVDIVSADLSESRMYVKIRSTAVSAMAPALLAGYTSPFSGARGADNPTVFAGFVLTNSETGQGKFRLIPQLTVQICNNGMTLTRHAIDEVHVGGRLAAGQINWSSDTQAASLQLVTKMTRDAIGSFLDERWVAERIAEIEADAGIEVTRPQQTIEHVSKKLRFSIEAQNSILSHFIDGGLRTSGGVLHAVTAAAQGIADVDEAYEVEARGIEAMRLSAAFTTGRVA; encoded by the coding sequence ATGAGCCAGAACATCGAGCACAACACCTCGCGCGCTGACAACGAGGGCGGACCGGGCCCGGTGGCGCTGACGACCCGCAACGCCGACCTGAGCGACATGGTCGAGCTGCTGCGTACCCAGCAGGCCGCGAAGTCCGACCACGTCGTCGCCGCCTCGGCCTTGCAGGCCAGGGCCGGCAGGGTGGTCGTACGCGGCGCCGGCCCGGTGAAGCTGTCGATGGACGGGGTCACCAGCGGTGACCTCTCCCTGGCCCCGACCCGCACCGCCGACAACGGCATCGCCGACAAGCTCGGCATCCCCACCGCCTACCTGCGTCGGACCCGCGAGCACAACGTGGAGCTCTACGACGACAACGTCAACGGCTGGCTCACCCACGACCCGAACCGCCGGTTCCTGGTCCGCGGCCTCACCGCAGGTGAGGGCGGGCAGGGGGTCATGCGGGCGCTGCTGTCGGACCGATACCGCCCGATCGAGAACCTCGACGTCCTGATGACCGCCCTGGAAGGCGTCCACGCGGCCGGACACCCAGTCGACATCGTCTCCGCGGACCTGTCGGAGTCCCGCATGTACGTCAAGATCCGCTCGACCGCGGTCTCGGCGATGGCCCCGGCGCTGCTGGCCGGCTACACCTCCCCGTTCTCCGGCGCGCGCGGCGCCGACAACCCGACGGTGTTCGCCGGGTTCGTGCTGACCAACTCCGAGACCGGGCAGGGTAAGTTCCGGCTCATCCCGCAGCTGACCGTGCAGATCTGCAACAACGGGATGACCCTGACCCGCCACGCCATCGACGAGGTCCACGTCGGCGGGCGCCTCGCCGCAGGCCAGATCAACTGGTCCTCCGACACCCAGGCCGCGAGCTTGCAGCTGGTCACGAAGATGACCCGCGACGCGATCGGTTCGTTCCTCGACGAGCGCTGGGTCGCCGAGCGGATCGCTGAGATCGAGGCCGACGCCGGGATCGAGGTGACCCGCCCGCAGCAGACCATCGAGCACGTCAGCAAGAAGCTGCGGTTCTCCATCGAGGCCCAGAACTCGATCCTGTCTCACTTCATCGACGGCGGCCTGCGCACCTCCGGTGGGGTACTGCACGCGGTCACCGCGGCCGCTCAGGGCATCGCCGACGTTGATGAGGCCTACGAGGTCGAGGCCCGCGGTATCGAGGCCATGCGGCTCTCCGCCGCGTTCACCACCGGTCGCGTCGCGTGA